Proteins from a genomic interval of Drosophila melanogaster chromosome 2R:
- the ana gene encoding anachronism, isoform B, producing MASAMRGEKCERSRIRELVLILSLITMAGDSRATPFDPSFFIEGVQSEVVNPFNRTILNRFNLTEEQILSIQNRSNPNMRDDSAQSSNQQYLQQVATQRLNDIFKRVQKAISNEPNGSASKEKAGFPICNAETTNPEDWSLGNNVTLQFASSVFISNNDDRLSSALLRLYKTNPGQTREHNPGQASTQPISTENPGNTAPNCAEQPPVGPQIRVTVSIVHQQRKKRKLERKKRTCNTAMLSSSSTGWVEIDVKCALAYWEQQHRQQLRQQQPLQPQLTASVVGILMIEVHDDEENLLRPGLYFAPPTCDQADIAVPWSVYRTEPFKSHLASWTLPRKPRLDIFFNGSNSMKNSYNTPKSRAFIESTTSNSPTIDNQLDESGEYESQQRVHAPLVHHRRHHHNHQQPESESESAQLEAEIEAEELMSSASNSEQQMEPISNHHRHRTGHHHPHHQLHQHHHHHHRHTKHHRIPAHKQE from the exons ATGGCAAGTGCTATGCGTGGTGAAAAGTGCGAAAGGAGCCGCATTCGAGAGCTCGTCCTGATCCTGTCGCTGATCACCATGGCCGGCGACTCGAGGGCCACTCCCTTCGATCCCTCCTTCTTCATAGAGGGCGTGCAGTCGGAGGTGGTTAATCCGTTCAACCGCACCATCCTGAATCGCTTCAACCTGACCGAGGAACAGATCCTGAGCATCCAGAACCGCAGCAATCCGAACATGCGCGACGACTCCGCCCAGTCCTCCAACCAGCAGTATCTGCAGCAGGTCGCCACTCAGCG ACTCAACGATATCTTTAAGCGCGTCCAGAAGGCCATCTCAAACGAGCCCAACGGCAGCGCATCCAAGGAGAAGGCCGGCTTTCCCATTTGCAATGCGGAGACAACCAACCCGGAGGACTGGTCCCTGGGCAACAATGTGACGCTCCAGTTTGCCAGCAGTGTTTTCATATCCAATAACGACGACCGTCTGAGCAGCGCCCTTCTCCGCCTCTACAAGACCAATCCTGGCCAGACTCGCGAGCACAATCCCGGCCAGGCTTCGACTCAGCCCATCAGCACTGAGAACCCGGGCAATACGGCTCCAAATTGCGCGGAGCAGCCACCCGTGGGTCCTCAAATCCGTGTCACCGTCTCCATTGTCCACCAGCAGAGGAAGAAACGTAAGTTAG AGCGCAAGAAGCGCACCTGCAACACCGCCATGCTGAGCAGCTCCTCCACCGGCTGGGTGGAGATCGACGTGAAGTGCGCCCTCGCCTACTGGGAGCAGCAGCACCGCCAGCAGCTtcgccagcagcagccgcTGCAGCCCCAGCTGACCGCCAGCGTGGTGGGCATCCTGATGATCGAGGTGCACGACGATGAGGAGAATCTGCTGAGGCCGGGGCTCTACTTCGCGCCACCCACTTGCGACCAGGCAG ACATTGCTGTCCCATGGAGCGTTTACCGAACAGAACCGTTTAAGTCTCATCTGGCGAGTTGGACATTGCCAAG AAAACCAAGGCTAGACATCTTCTTCAACGGTAGCAACTCCATGAAGAACAGCTACAACACCCCCAAGAGCAGAGCGTTTATCGAATCCACCACATCCAACTCACCCACGATCGACAACCAGCTGGACGAGAGCGGCGAGTACGAGAGCCAGCAGCGTGTGCATGCCCCCCTGGTCCACCACCGGCggcaccaccacaaccaccagcAACCGGAATCGGAGTCCGAGTCCGCACAACTCGAGGCCGAGATCGAGGCGGAGGAGCTGATGTCCTCGGCGAGCAACAGTGAACAGCAAATGGAGCCGATTTCGAACCACCACCGACATCGGACCGGCCACCATCACCCGCATCACCAGCTGCACCagcaccatcaccatcatcatcgccacACCAAGCACCACAGGATTCCAGCCCACAAGCAGGAATAG
- the ana gene encoding anachronism, isoform C, whose product MGRTMGSKAKIVHKKLNDIFKRVQKAISNEPNGSASKEKAGFPICNAETTNPEDWSLGNNVTLQFASSVFISNNDDRLSSALLRLYKTNPGQTREHNPGQASTQPISTENPGNTAPNCAEQPPVGPQIRVTVSIVHQQRKKQRKKRTCNTAMLSSSSTGWVEIDVKCALAYWEQQHRQQLRQQQPLQPQLTASVVGILMIEVHDDEENLLRPGLYFAPPTCDQADIAVPWSVYRTEPFKSHLASWTLPRKPRLDIFFNGSNSMKNSYNTPKSRAFIESTTSNSPTIDNQLDESGEYESQQRVHAPLVHHRRHHHNHQQPESESESAQLEAEIEAEELMSSASNSEQQMEPISNHHRHRTGHHHPHHQLHQHHHHHHRHTKHHRIPAHKQE is encoded by the exons ATGGGACGGACAATGGGGTCCAAAGCCAAAATAGTTCATAAAAA ACTCAACGATATCTTTAAGCGCGTCCAGAAGGCCATCTCAAACGAGCCCAACGGCAGCGCATCCAAGGAGAAGGCCGGCTTTCCCATTTGCAATGCGGAGACAACCAACCCGGAGGACTGGTCCCTGGGCAACAATGTGACGCTCCAGTTTGCCAGCAGTGTTTTCATATCCAATAACGACGACCGTCTGAGCAGCGCCCTTCTCCGCCTCTACAAGACCAATCCTGGCCAGACTCGCGAGCACAATCCCGGCCAGGCTTCGACTCAGCCCATCAGCACTGAGAACCCGGGCAATACGGCTCCAAATTGCGCGGAGCAGCCACCCGTGGGTCCTCAAATCCGTGTCACCGTCTCCATTGTCCACCAGCAGAGGAAGAAAC AGCGCAAGAAGCGCACCTGCAACACCGCCATGCTGAGCAGCTCCTCCACCGGCTGGGTGGAGATCGACGTGAAGTGCGCCCTCGCCTACTGGGAGCAGCAGCACCGCCAGCAGCTtcgccagcagcagccgcTGCAGCCCCAGCTGACCGCCAGCGTGGTGGGCATCCTGATGATCGAGGTGCACGACGATGAGGAGAATCTGCTGAGGCCGGGGCTCTACTTCGCGCCACCCACTTGCGACCAGGCAG ACATTGCTGTCCCATGGAGCGTTTACCGAACAGAACCGTTTAAGTCTCATCTGGCGAGTTGGACATTGCCAAG AAAACCAAGGCTAGACATCTTCTTCAACGGTAGCAACTCCATGAAGAACAGCTACAACACCCCCAAGAGCAGAGCGTTTATCGAATCCACCACATCCAACTCACCCACGATCGACAACCAGCTGGACGAGAGCGGCGAGTACGAGAGCCAGCAGCGTGTGCATGCCCCCCTGGTCCACCACCGGCggcaccaccacaaccaccagcAACCGGAATCGGAGTCCGAGTCCGCACAACTCGAGGCCGAGATCGAGGCGGAGGAGCTGATGTCCTCGGCGAGCAACAGTGAACAGCAAATGGAGCCGATTTCGAACCACCACCGACATCGGACCGGCCACCATCACCCGCATCACCAGCTGCACCagcaccatcaccatcatcatcgccacACCAAGCACCACAGGATTCCAGCCCACAAGCAGGAATAG
- the ana gene encoding anachronism, isoform A produces MASAMRGEKCERSRIRELVLILSLITMAGDSRATPFDPSFFIEGVQSEVVNPFNRTILNRFNLTEEQILSIQNRSNPNMRDDSAQSSNQQYLQQVATQRLNDIFKRVQKAISNEPNGSASKEKAGFPICNAETTNPEDWSLGNNVTLQFASSVFISNNDDRLSSALLRLYKTNPGQTREHNPGQASTQPISTENPGNTAPNCAEQPPVGPQIRVTVSIVHQQRKKQRKKRTCNTAMLSSSSTGWVEIDVKCALAYWEQQHRQQLRQQQPLQPQLTASVVGILMIEVHDDEENLLRPGLYFAPPTCDQADIAVPWSVYRTEPFKSHLASWTLPRKPRLDIFFNGSNSMKNSYNTPKSRAFIESTTSNSPTIDNQLDESGEYESQQRVHAPLVHHRRHHHNHQQPESESESAQLEAEIEAEELMSSASNSEQQMEPISNHHRHRTGHHHPHHQLHQHHHHHHRHTKHHRIPAHKQE; encoded by the exons ATGGCAAGTGCTATGCGTGGTGAAAAGTGCGAAAGGAGCCGCATTCGAGAGCTCGTCCTGATCCTGTCGCTGATCACCATGGCCGGCGACTCGAGGGCCACTCCCTTCGATCCCTCCTTCTTCATAGAGGGCGTGCAGTCGGAGGTGGTTAATCCGTTCAACCGCACCATCCTGAATCGCTTCAACCTGACCGAGGAACAGATCCTGAGCATCCAGAACCGCAGCAATCCGAACATGCGCGACGACTCCGCCCAGTCCTCCAACCAGCAGTATCTGCAGCAGGTCGCCACTCAGCG ACTCAACGATATCTTTAAGCGCGTCCAGAAGGCCATCTCAAACGAGCCCAACGGCAGCGCATCCAAGGAGAAGGCCGGCTTTCCCATTTGCAATGCGGAGACAACCAACCCGGAGGACTGGTCCCTGGGCAACAATGTGACGCTCCAGTTTGCCAGCAGTGTTTTCATATCCAATAACGACGACCGTCTGAGCAGCGCCCTTCTCCGCCTCTACAAGACCAATCCTGGCCAGACTCGCGAGCACAATCCCGGCCAGGCTTCGACTCAGCCCATCAGCACTGAGAACCCGGGCAATACGGCTCCAAATTGCGCGGAGCAGCCACCCGTGGGTCCTCAAATCCGTGTCACCGTCTCCATTGTCCACCAGCAGAGGAAGAAAC AGCGCAAGAAGCGCACCTGCAACACCGCCATGCTGAGCAGCTCCTCCACCGGCTGGGTGGAGATCGACGTGAAGTGCGCCCTCGCCTACTGGGAGCAGCAGCACCGCCAGCAGCTtcgccagcagcagccgcTGCAGCCCCAGCTGACCGCCAGCGTGGTGGGCATCCTGATGATCGAGGTGCACGACGATGAGGAGAATCTGCTGAGGCCGGGGCTCTACTTCGCGCCACCCACTTGCGACCAGGCAG ACATTGCTGTCCCATGGAGCGTTTACCGAACAGAACCGTTTAAGTCTCATCTGGCGAGTTGGACATTGCCAAG AAAACCAAGGCTAGACATCTTCTTCAACGGTAGCAACTCCATGAAGAACAGCTACAACACCCCCAAGAGCAGAGCGTTTATCGAATCCACCACATCCAACTCACCCACGATCGACAACCAGCTGGACGAGAGCGGCGAGTACGAGAGCCAGCAGCGTGTGCATGCCCCCCTGGTCCACCACCGGCggcaccaccacaaccaccagcAACCGGAATCGGAGTCCGAGTCCGCACAACTCGAGGCCGAGATCGAGGCGGAGGAGCTGATGTCCTCGGCGAGCAACAGTGAACAGCAAATGGAGCCGATTTCGAACCACCACCGACATCGGACCGGCCACCATCACCCGCATCACCAGCTGCACCagcaccatcaccatcatcatcgccacACCAAGCACCACAGGATTCCAGCCCACAAGCAGGAATAG
- the CNT2 gene encoding concentrative nucleoside transporter 2, isoform A, producing MSAESSKGAINNGYELDHKELDIRDSEEFTEHPLDDTSEVANKKGYFEKNPKVARLVRISIYVLLHLCVVGYFSYATYHYHDITNYECYWKDNPLCGINFCTGYGMLLLLLGFIYLGLFYYYVFKPMVGHSLHRNYIKPFSKKWHNFSRTRVVSLASIALLLALLAIFVYFECRDETQKLVSLVAPCFFILCGYVFSTNRRAINWRIVITGITCQFLLGIFCIRWEVGRKIFECLGNKVATFLGYATDGAEFVFGDFLVNNNVFAFAILPVIFFFSFFISILYYMGTMQWVVIKLGWILQQILGTTVCESVTAAANIFLGMSESPLLIRPYINKLTKSEIHSIMVSGFATVSGTVLAAYLSFGASAAHLITSSVMAAPATLAISKLYMPETEESQTSSDSIELEKSQDSSLLDAASSGASNAVPIVLGIIANIVAFVAFIAFLNGLVSWFGYLVGLEQIDFEWIFSKLFIPLVWAMGVPKEDCDIIAKVVATKTIINEFVAYERLGQYIENNDITARSAGIATFAICGFANPSSLGILIGSLSAMAPHRRSTITAVAFRAFVVGSIVCFVSASFAGILIQEDDERANYNRIFEKLGRKNVTQF from the exons ATGTCAGCCGAATCATCAAAAGGAGCTATTAACAATGGCTACGAACTGGATCAT AAGGAGTTGGACATCCGTGACTCGGAAGAATTCACGGAACATCCACTGGATGACACCAGCGAGGTGGCAAATAAAAAGGGATATTTTGAAAAGAATCCAAAAGTAGCGCGACTGGTGAGGATCTCGATTTATGTACTGCTGCATCTGTGTGTTGTGGGGTACTTCTCATATGCAACCTACCACTATCACGACATAA CCAACTATGAGTGCTATTGGAAAGACAACCCATTGTGCGGCATCAACTTCTGCACGGGCTATGGaatgctcctgctcctcctgggATTCATCTATTTGGGTCTATTCTACTACTATGTCTTTAAGCCGATGGTGGGGCACAGCCTGCACAGGAACTATATCAAACCATTTTCAAAGAAATGGCACAACTTCAGCAGAACCAG AGTTGTGTCATTGGCCAGCATCGCATTGCTCCTGGCCCTTTTGGCCATCTTTGTGTACTTCGAGTGCCGGGACGAGACCCAAAAACTGGTGTCCCTGGTGGCACCCTGCTTCTTCATCCTGTGCGGCTACGTTTTCTCCACGAATCGAAGAGCCATTAATTGGCGCATAGTCATCACGGGAATCACGTGCCAGTTTCTGCTCGGCATTTTCTGCATCCGCTGGGAGGTGGGACGAAAAATCTTCGAGTGCTTGGGCAACAAGGTGGCCACGTTTCTGGGCTATGCCACCGATGGAGCCGAGTTCGTGTTCGGCGACTTCCTGGTGAACAACAATGTGTTCGCCTTCGCCATCCTGCCGGTTATCTTCTTCTTCAGCTTCTTCATCTCCATCCTGTACTACATGGGTACAATGCAGTGGGTGGTGATCAAACTGGGCTGGATCCTGCAGCAGATTCTGGGCACCACTGTTTGCGAAAGCGTGACGGCCGCAGCCAACATCTTCCTTGGCATGTCCGAGAGCCCGCTGCTCATTCGGCCGTATATCAACAAGCTGACCAAGAGCGAAATCCACAGCATCATGGTGTCCGGATTTGCGACCGTGTCCGGAACCGTGTTGGCGGCCTACTTGTCATTCGGTGCATCGGCCGCGCACTTGATCACCTCCTCGGTGATGGCAGCTCCCGCTACTCTGGCCATCTCTAAGCTTTACATGCCCGAAACGGAGGAGAGCCAGACCTCATCCGATTCAATTGAACTGGAAAAATC ACAGGACTCTTCGCTGCTGGACGCAGCGTCCAGTGGTGCCAGCAACGCCGTGCCCATTGTTCTGGGCATTATCGCTAACATAGTCGCCTTCGTCGCCTTCATCGCCTTCCTAAATGGTCTGGTCAGTTGGTTTGGTTACCTGGTGGGTCTCGAGCAAATCGACTTCGAGTGGATATTCTCTAAGCTGTTCATCCCGCTGGTCTGGGCCATGGGGGTGCCAAAAGAGGATTGCGATATCATCGCCAAGGTGGTGGCCACCAAAACCATTATCAATGAGTTTGTGGCCTATGAGCGTCTGGGTCAATACATCGAAAATAATGATATCACT GCCCGCAGCGCTGGAATCGCCACATTCGCCATCTGCGGCTTTGCCAATCCCAGTTCCCTGGGCATCCTTATCGGATCCCTCAGTGCTATGGCACCACATCGTCGCTCCACCATTACAGCAGTGGCTTTCCGAGCGTTTGTGGTGGGCAGCATAGTCTGTTTCGTATCCGCCAGCTTTGCAG GCAtccttatacaagaagatgaCGAGCGGGCGAACTACAACAGGATATTCGAGAAGTTGGGTCGAAAGAATGTTACTCAGTTTTAG
- the CNT1 gene encoding concentrative nucleoside transporter 1, with the protein MAEPIEGEQEEKPPPSRAKRITYLVLHVLLHIIFISYFTAATIIFIFYDKDSKECWPNRGSEATTESIDNSTEDDDDDDYDTEETSEKPVPEVKPKLLCQINWCHGYGFLIVLFILFYILWLYYWVFKPFVGIKLYNNYLEPVIDKWIAFSRQWIVSGVMLAIVLAVVVAYLGFECRNDAYKAIGLLGPVCFVLIGFAVSKHHLQVPWRIVTHGLLGQLLLGILCLRLPFGRSIFQCLGDKVTIFLNYAQHGARFVYGDRICDEYVFAFAILAVVFFFSVITSIMYYLGWMQFILNGFGFLLQAMVGTTVCESVNAAGNVFLSMTESPLVIRPYIEILTVSELHAICTSGYATVAGTVLGAYVSFGASASFLIAASVMAAPGSLAFAKLFYPETEESLTRSDNIKLESSTDTSILDAAASGAAAALLIVLGIVSNIIAFLAIVFFLDAVTEWIFELIGLHNITLLYILSQIFIPIVFVMGVPWHDCQAIGLVVAQKSFINEFVAYRNLGILVSDKKVDPRSAAIATFALCGFANPGSLGIVIASLSAMAPSRRSDITRVAFRSYFAGSFVSFTSASLAGILIQNEYTGGN; encoded by the exons ATGGCAGAACCAATAGAAGGCGAACAGGAGGAAAAGCCTCCGCCATCGAGGGCAAAGCGAATCACCTATCTGGTACTCCATGTGCTGCTCCATATCATATTCATATCTTACTTTACGGCAGCCACAATCATTTTCATCTTTTACG ACAAGGATTCCAAAGAATGCTGGCCCAATAGGGGCTCGGAAGCCACAACCGAATCGATAGATAACTCAAccgaagatgatgatgatgatgattatgacACAGAAGAAACTTCTGAGAAGCCAGTGCCAGAGGTTAAGCCAAAACTATTGTGCCAAATTAACTGGTGTCATGGATACGGGTTTCTCATCGTCTTGTTCATCTTGTTTTATATCCTATGGCTGTACTACTGGGTATTTAAGCCATTCGTGGGCATCAAGCTGTATAATAACTACCTGGAACCAGTGATTGACAAATGGATTGCGTTTAGTCGCCAGTG GATAGTGTCCGGCGTAATGCTGGCGATTGTGCTCGCTGTGGTGGTGGCATACCTCGGATTCGAGTGCCGCAATGACGCATACAAGGCCATCGGACTGCTCGGACCTGTGTGCTTTGTCCTTATCGGATTCGCCGTGTCCAAGCACCACTTGCAAGTACCTTGGCGCATAGTGACCCACGGTCTCCTGGgacagctgctgctgggcatACTCTGCCTGCGCCTCCCCTTTGGCCGGTCCATCTTTCAATGCCTTGGGGACAAGGTGACGATATTTCTGAACTACGCACAGCACGGAGCACGCTTTGTGTACGGGGATCGCATTTGCGATGAGTACGTCTTTGCATTTGCCATACTGGCGGTGGTGTTCTTCTTCAGCGTGATCACCAGCATTATGTATTACCTTGGCTGGATGCAGTTCATCCTGAACGGTTTTGGGTTCCTCTTGCAGGCCATGGTGGGCACCACCGTTTGCGAAAGTGTAAATGCAGCGGGCAACGTGTTTCTAAGCATGACCGAGAGCCCTCTGGTCATCCGGCCGTACATCGAAATACTGACCGTCAGCGAGTTGCACGCTATATGCACCTCCGGCTACGCGACAGTGGCCGGTACTGTCTTGGGGGCTTATGTGTCCTTCGGTGCTTCCGCCAGCTTTCTTATCGCAGCCAGCGTAATGGCTGCTCCGGGTTCACTGGCTTTCGCCAAACTGTTCTACCCCGAGACCGAGGAATCTCTGACCAGGTCCGACAACATTAAGCTGGAAAGCTC GACGGATACGTCTATTTTGGATGCGGCCGCCTCGGGAGCTGCAGCAGCCTTGTTGATTGTGCTCGGAATCGTCTCGAATATCATCGCCTTCCTAGCCATTGTGTTCTTCCTAGACGCTGTAACGGAGTGGATTTTCGAGCTAATTGGACTGCATAACATCACCCTACTCTACATTCTCTCCCAGATCTTTATCCCGATTGTCTTCGTGATGGGCGTGCCGTGGCACGATTGTCAAGCAATTGGCCTGGTGGTGGCCCAAAAGTCGTTCATAAACGAGTTTGTGGCTTATAGAAACCTGGGCATATTGGTTAGCGATAAAAAGGTTGAT CCGCGGAGCGCTGCCATAGCCACTTTTGCCCTTTGTGGGTTTGCCAATCCCGGATCCCTGGGCATTGTCATCGCTTCGCTGAGTGCAATGGCACCATCCCGACGATCAGACATCACCAGGGTAGCCTTTCGATCCTATTTCGCAGGCAGTTTCGTTAGCTTTACATCCGCTTCGCTTGCAG GGATTCTTATTCAAAATGAGTACACAGGTGGTAATTAA
- the CNT2 gene encoding concentrative nucleoside transporter 2, isoform B has product MSAESSKGAINNGYELDHELDIRDSEEFTEHPLDDTSEVANKKGYFEKNPKVARLVRISIYVLLHLCVVGYFSYATYHYHDITNYECYWKDNPLCGINFCTGYGMLLLLLGFIYLGLFYYYVFKPMVGHSLHRNYIKPFSKKWHNFSRTRVVSLASIALLLALLAIFVYFECRDETQKLVSLVAPCFFILCGYVFSTNRRAINWRIVITGITCQFLLGIFCIRWEVGRKIFECLGNKVATFLGYATDGAEFVFGDFLVNNNVFAFAILPVIFFFSFFISILYYMGTMQWVVIKLGWILQQILGTTVCESVTAAANIFLGMSESPLLIRPYINKLTKSEIHSIMVSGFATVSGTVLAAYLSFGASAAHLITSSVMAAPATLAISKLYMPETEESQTSSDSIELEKSQDSSLLDAASSGASNAVPIVLGIIANIVAFVAFIAFLNGLVSWFGYLVGLEQIDFEWIFSKLFIPLVWAMGVPKEDCDIIAKVVATKTIINEFVAYERLGQYIENNDITARSAGIATFAICGFANPSSLGILIGSLSAMAPHRRSTITAVAFRAFVVGSIVCFVSASFAGILIQEDDERANYNRIFEKLGRKNVTQF; this is encoded by the exons ATGTCAGCCGAATCATCAAAAGGAGCTATTAACAATGGCTACGAACTGGATCAT GAGTTGGACATCCGTGACTCGGAAGAATTCACGGAACATCCACTGGATGACACCAGCGAGGTGGCAAATAAAAAGGGATATTTTGAAAAGAATCCAAAAGTAGCGCGACTGGTGAGGATCTCGATTTATGTACTGCTGCATCTGTGTGTTGTGGGGTACTTCTCATATGCAACCTACCACTATCACGACATAA CCAACTATGAGTGCTATTGGAAAGACAACCCATTGTGCGGCATCAACTTCTGCACGGGCTATGGaatgctcctgctcctcctgggATTCATCTATTTGGGTCTATTCTACTACTATGTCTTTAAGCCGATGGTGGGGCACAGCCTGCACAGGAACTATATCAAACCATTTTCAAAGAAATGGCACAACTTCAGCAGAACCAG AGTTGTGTCATTGGCCAGCATCGCATTGCTCCTGGCCCTTTTGGCCATCTTTGTGTACTTCGAGTGCCGGGACGAGACCCAAAAACTGGTGTCCCTGGTGGCACCCTGCTTCTTCATCCTGTGCGGCTACGTTTTCTCCACGAATCGAAGAGCCATTAATTGGCGCATAGTCATCACGGGAATCACGTGCCAGTTTCTGCTCGGCATTTTCTGCATCCGCTGGGAGGTGGGACGAAAAATCTTCGAGTGCTTGGGCAACAAGGTGGCCACGTTTCTGGGCTATGCCACCGATGGAGCCGAGTTCGTGTTCGGCGACTTCCTGGTGAACAACAATGTGTTCGCCTTCGCCATCCTGCCGGTTATCTTCTTCTTCAGCTTCTTCATCTCCATCCTGTACTACATGGGTACAATGCAGTGGGTGGTGATCAAACTGGGCTGGATCCTGCAGCAGATTCTGGGCACCACTGTTTGCGAAAGCGTGACGGCCGCAGCCAACATCTTCCTTGGCATGTCCGAGAGCCCGCTGCTCATTCGGCCGTATATCAACAAGCTGACCAAGAGCGAAATCCACAGCATCATGGTGTCCGGATTTGCGACCGTGTCCGGAACCGTGTTGGCGGCCTACTTGTCATTCGGTGCATCGGCCGCGCACTTGATCACCTCCTCGGTGATGGCAGCTCCCGCTACTCTGGCCATCTCTAAGCTTTACATGCCCGAAACGGAGGAGAGCCAGACCTCATCCGATTCAATTGAACTGGAAAAATC ACAGGACTCTTCGCTGCTGGACGCAGCGTCCAGTGGTGCCAGCAACGCCGTGCCCATTGTTCTGGGCATTATCGCTAACATAGTCGCCTTCGTCGCCTTCATCGCCTTCCTAAATGGTCTGGTCAGTTGGTTTGGTTACCTGGTGGGTCTCGAGCAAATCGACTTCGAGTGGATATTCTCTAAGCTGTTCATCCCGCTGGTCTGGGCCATGGGGGTGCCAAAAGAGGATTGCGATATCATCGCCAAGGTGGTGGCCACCAAAACCATTATCAATGAGTTTGTGGCCTATGAGCGTCTGGGTCAATACATCGAAAATAATGATATCACT GCCCGCAGCGCTGGAATCGCCACATTCGCCATCTGCGGCTTTGCCAATCCCAGTTCCCTGGGCATCCTTATCGGATCCCTCAGTGCTATGGCACCACATCGTCGCTCCACCATTACAGCAGTGGCTTTCCGAGCGTTTGTGGTGGGCAGCATAGTCTGTTTCGTATCCGCCAGCTTTGCAG GCAtccttatacaagaagatgaCGAGCGGGCGAACTACAACAGGATATTCGAGAAGTTGGGTCGAAAGAATGTTACTCAGTTTTAG